One stretch of bacterium DNA includes these proteins:
- a CDS encoding DUF4810 domain-containing protein — protein sequence MNRQYLISALVVALLSSSCGPTSIYNYGRYSTTLYKYHKNDDADNLQAHMDELNRLILLAQRSGKRVPPGMHGELGYFYTLQQDLPSAEQHFRTEMQLYPESQIFMQRMLDSIKDSQEGKNLE from the coding sequence ATGAATCGCCAATACTTGATCTCAGCCTTGGTTGTCGCCTTGCTGTCTAGCAGCTGCGGACCAACCTCGATCTATAACTATGGTCGATATTCAACTACGCTTTACAAGTATCACAAGAACGACGATGCTGACAACTTGCAAGCCCACATGGACGAGCTGAACCGATTAATCTTGTTGGCACAACGATCCGGGAAACGCGTTCCACCAGGCATGCATGGCGAGTTGGGATACTTTTACACACTCCAGCAAGATCTGCCCTCGGCAGAACAGCACTTTCGCACTGAAATGCAGCTCTATCCCGAGTCTCAAATTTTCATGCAGCGCATGCTTGATTCCATCAAGGACAGCCAGGAGGGTAAAAATCTTGAGTAA
- a CDS encoding insulinase family protein — protein sequence MDRSLPLLVVVGSWLAWAAVAPARPPLPALPANASLARLDNGLDVLLLHLPDAPMTGLNVQVKAGSARESFRTSGMTHMLEHLLFNGTEQWDQAALYERQDRLGAYNNANTGRHYTNFMLLLPTADLAGGMELQSQMLFHSILPPEKFGKERGIVLEELAQAGDDPAQALETLWEDFLYAGSSFALPVLGTPATIRHMERDQVLDYYRTWYVPNNMLLSVVGGFDPSTVLAEVERWYGGAVPGDSPAWRVTPIQWRPGEIRSRRAAVPGRRLRLAWPAPDQTEAGHLAAGLLAWAAGDPRDGVLPALLFAEGLPPMSGLRLCHLDEAGGGRFELEADLPPGLEAGEAVEGLARAMARLQDHAFPERLIAQRVLEERSSLAQLMEKPHYFGLMEAAAFAQQGFEPVLTRGARLAALGPGDLRACAARWLAATPPMALLLEPDSTPATSRAPREADRVREPGGAGRPALIVEGGRPSEVFALQILVRGRAVWEGDSAAGGLTLIHQLMQEGAAGQGAAQLAERLRRVGGKLTVADNPAIPYDDHYTSSSHSFLRLEALGEHWQAACSLAVDLLLRPDLPGTALARLKERQLELLGRRDGSARARSRQLLDSLTLGGLPAALPPEGRPGSMARLEWDDLRHLHAVAFRPENLIVAALGPAPAAEMADCLRGLLAPFPVSPPTEDLARLARRSPWMREHTMDRPLWPPRLLAPVTSEDLELSETLGGEMGALRLGSRLAIDPADGPALRLLLAVLSDRMAFDLREERGLAYSIGCGAAINGERATLEAYMGTRPENMAEALAGLRRHLAADHPPVGQDELDKVRGGLLGRELMRSLASINQAWRLAMAELGGRPEEAMGEEESLRAVRPEDLARVSRSYLAPARWITIVVQ from the coding sequence ATGGATCGCTCCCTTCCCCTCCTTGTCGTGGTCGGTAGCTGGCTGGCCTGGGCGGCGGTGGCGCCGGCGCGCCCCCCCCTCCCCGCCCTGCCCGCCAATGCCAGCCTGGCGAGGCTGGACAACGGCCTCGACGTGCTGCTGCTGCACCTCCCCGACGCCCCGATGACGGGCCTCAACGTCCAGGTGAAGGCGGGCAGCGCCCGCGAGAGCTTCCGCACCAGCGGCATGACCCACATGCTGGAGCACCTGCTCTTCAATGGCACCGAGCAGTGGGACCAGGCCGCCCTCTACGAGCGGCAGGACCGGCTGGGCGCCTACAACAACGCCAACACGGGCCGGCACTACACCAACTTCATGCTTCTGCTCCCGACCGCCGACCTGGCCGGCGGGATGGAACTGCAGAGCCAGATGCTCTTCCACAGCATCCTGCCCCCGGAGAAATTCGGGAAGGAACGCGGCATCGTGCTTGAGGAGCTGGCCCAGGCGGGGGACGATCCGGCCCAGGCCCTCGAGACACTGTGGGAGGATTTCCTCTACGCGGGCAGCTCCTTCGCGCTGCCCGTGCTGGGCACTCCCGCCACCATCCGCCACATGGAGCGCGACCAGGTCCTCGACTATTATCGGACCTGGTACGTGCCCAACAACATGCTGCTCTCGGTGGTGGGGGGCTTCGATCCCTCCACCGTGCTGGCCGAGGTGGAGCGCTGGTACGGCGGAGCCGTCCCCGGCGACTCGCCCGCGTGGCGCGTGACGCCCATCCAGTGGCGGCCGGGGGAGATCCGCAGCCGCCGGGCCGCCGTGCCGGGCCGCCGCCTGCGCCTGGCCTGGCCGGCCCCCGACCAGACCGAGGCCGGCCACCTGGCCGCTGGCCTGCTCGCCTGGGCGGCGGGGGATCCGCGCGACGGCGTGCTGCCCGCCCTGCTCTTCGCCGAGGGCCTGCCGCCCATGAGCGGGCTGCGGCTCTGCCACCTGGACGAGGCGGGCGGCGGGCGCTTCGAGCTGGAGGCCGATCTGCCCCCCGGGCTGGAGGCCGGGGAAGCCGTCGAGGGGCTTGCCCGCGCCATGGCCCGCCTGCAGGATCACGCCTTCCCGGAGCGCCTCATCGCCCAGCGCGTCCTCGAGGAGCGCAGCAGCCTGGCCCAGTTGATGGAGAAGCCCCACTACTTCGGACTGATGGAGGCGGCCGCCTTCGCCCAGCAGGGCTTCGAGCCGGTCCTGACGCGGGGCGCCCGCCTGGCCGCCCTCGGCCCGGGGGACCTGCGCGCCTGCGCCGCCCGCTGGCTGGCCGCCACCCCGCCCATGGCCCTGCTCCTGGAGCCGGACAGCACGCCGGCGACGAGCCGTGCCCCCCGGGAGGCGGATCGTGTGCGCGAGCCGGGCGGAGCAGGTCGCCCCGCCCTCATCGTGGAGGGTGGTCGGCCCTCCGAGGTCTTCGCCCTGCAGATCCTGGTGCGCGGCCGCGCCGTGTGGGAGGGCGACAGCGCCGCCGGCGGCCTCACCCTCATCCACCAGCTGATGCAGGAGGGCGCGGCGGGCCAGGGCGCCGCCCAGTTGGCCGAGCGCCTGCGTCGCGTGGGCGGCAAGCTGACGGTGGCGGACAACCCGGCCATCCCCTACGACGACCACTACACCAGTTCCAGCCACAGTTTCCTGCGGCTGGAGGCGCTGGGCGAGCACTGGCAGGCCGCCTGCTCCCTGGCCGTGGACCTGCTGCTGCGGCCCGACCTGCCCGGGACGGCGCTGGCACGGCTGAAGGAGCGCCAGCTGGAACTGCTGGGAAGGAGGGACGGCAGCGCGCGGGCGCGCAGCCGCCAGCTGCTGGACAGCCTGACCCTGGGCGGCCTGCCCGCCGCCCTGCCGCCCGAGGGGCGGCCCGGGAGCATGGCGCGGCTGGAGTGGGATGACCTGCGCCACCTGCACGCCGTGGCCTTCCGCCCCGAGAACCTGATCGTGGCGGCCCTGGGGCCGGCGCCCGCCGCCGAGATGGCCGATTGCCTGCGCGGCCTGCTCGCCCCCTTCCCTGTCTCCCCCCCGACCGAGGATCTGGCCCGGCTGGCGCGGCGCAGCCCCTGGATGAGGGAGCACACGATGGACCGGCCCTTGTGGCCACCCCGTCTGCTCGCCCCGGTCACGTCGGAGGACCTGGAGTTGAGCGAGACACTGGGCGGCGAGATGGGCGCCCTCCGTCTGGGCAGCCGTCTGGCCATCGACCCGGCGGACGGTCCCGCCCTGCGACTCCTGCTGGCCGTGCTGAGCGACCGCATGGCCTTCGACCTGCGTGAAGAGCGGGGCCTGGCCTACTCCATCGGCTGTGGCGCCGCCATCAACGGCGAGCGCGCCACCCTGGAGGCCTACATGGGCACGCGGCCCGAGAACATGGCCGAAGCCCTGGCCGGGCTGCGCCGCCACCTGGCGGCCGATCATCCGCCGGTGGGCCAGGATGAGCTGGACAAGGTGCGCGGCGGCCTCCTGGGGCGGGAGTTGATGCGCTCCCTGGCCAGCATCAACCAGGCCTGGCGCCTGGCCATGGCCGAGCTGGGCGGCCGGCCCGAGGAGGCGATGGGCGAGGAGGAGTCGCTGCGCGCCGTCAGGCCCGAGGATCTGGCCCGCGTCTCGCGGTCCTATCTTGCCCCGGCCCGCTGGATCACCATCGTGGTGCAATAG
- a CDS encoding CsgG/HfaB family protein, giving the protein MTRISLVIPLLALLLAGCATVQKPEIVRVPGTRSISPSMEQSAQAAKAGLKRKVAVGRFSNETNYGQSVFVQNAPDKVGKQALDILSAKLLETERFILLERSDLEIIQDELRLGGLEPLKNSADYLIVGSVTAFGRKDEGEVGVFSRTKKQTANAKVHVRLVDVRTGRIIYSEEGEGEASSEAGTVLGVGGRAGYDSSLNDRALEAAIGNLASRIIENLLNRPWTSFVLGREEDLWIIAGGSRQGIRVGERFSVVTEGKKINNPQTNMVVELPGRQVATLEVVSCHGDSPENEVSLCRLVDGELAGWMDDADPTTLRVMELGGLQ; this is encoded by the coding sequence ATGACTAGAATCTCACTTGTCATACCCCTTCTGGCGTTGCTGTTGGCAGGTTGTGCGACTGTCCAGAAACCAGAGATCGTCCGGGTGCCGGGGACACGATCTATCAGTCCCAGCATGGAGCAAAGTGCGCAAGCTGCCAAGGCTGGACTGAAGAGAAAGGTCGCTGTCGGTCGATTCTCCAATGAGACCAATTATGGTCAGAGCGTGTTCGTGCAAAACGCCCCGGACAAAGTTGGCAAGCAGGCCTTGGACATCCTTTCCGCGAAACTGCTTGAAACAGAGCGCTTCATCCTGCTGGAGCGATCTGATCTGGAGATCATCCAGGATGAGTTGCGTCTTGGTGGACTTGAGCCTTTGAAGAACTCGGCTGACTACCTGATCGTTGGATCTGTAACCGCGTTTGGCCGCAAGGACGAAGGTGAAGTGGGGGTTTTCAGCCGAACGAAAAAGCAAACAGCCAATGCCAAGGTTCATGTCAGATTGGTTGATGTGCGAACGGGTCGGATTATCTACAGCGAGGAGGGGGAAGGGGAAGCATCCTCCGAGGCTGGAACCGTGTTGGGAGTCGGCGGCCGTGCCGGATATGACAGCAGCCTCAATGACAGGGCCCTGGAGGCCGCAATTGGGAACCTTGCCTCACGTATCATCGAGAATCTGCTTAACAGACCTTGGACCAGTTTCGTGCTTGGCAGGGAGGAGGACCTTTGGATCATTGCCGGTGGAAGCCGGCAGGGAATCCGGGTTGGGGAGCGTTTCAGCGTGGTGACGGAGGGTAAGAAAATCAACAATCCGCAGACCAACATGGTCGTGGAACTGCCAGGAAGGCAAGTGGCCACCTTGGAAGTTGTATCCTGTCATGGTGATTCGCCCGAGAATGAAGTGTCGCTCTGTCGATTGGTGGATGGAGAATTGGCGGGCTGGATGGACGACGCTGATCCAACCACATTGCGGGTCATGGAGTTGGGAGGTTTACAATGA
- a CDS encoding HAD family phosphatase, producing the protein MLDLGGVLVQLDEEAFQAAWTQLGVPRRKLERFLAGPRNRDWNLGRIPPEDFPRLLRRDLGLPGWPADRLRQAWNALIGEADPAVADLARRAAAGGLRVGLLSNTDPWHWEAAARQLPFREFDPLGLSFELAALKPDPAIFRNVLAAGDPELPRPRPEEILFVDDRAENLVAAAQAGFRTWHHEGGAAGLTRLETLLDLDSGGRLEIRARPRP; encoded by the coding sequence ATGCTGGATCTGGGCGGCGTGCTGGTCCAGCTGGACGAGGAGGCCTTCCAGGCCGCCTGGACCCAGTTGGGCGTGCCCCGCCGCAAGCTGGAGCGCTTCCTGGCGGGGCCGCGCAACCGCGACTGGAACCTGGGCAGGATCCCGCCGGAGGACTTTCCCCGGCTGTTGCGGAGGGATCTGGGGCTGCCGGGCTGGCCGGCGGATCGCCTGCGCCAGGCCTGGAACGCGCTCATCGGCGAGGCCGATCCCGCCGTGGCGGACCTGGCGCGACGGGCGGCAGCGGGTGGCCTGCGGGTGGGCCTGCTCTCCAACACGGATCCCTGGCACTGGGAGGCGGCGGCCCGCCAGCTGCCCTTCCGGGAGTTCGATCCACTGGGGCTCTCCTTCGAGCTGGCCGCCCTCAAGCCCGACCCGGCCATTTTCCGCAACGTGCTGGCCGCCGGGGATCCCGAGCTGCCGCGGCCCCGCCCGGAGGAGATCCTCTTCGTGGATGACCGCGCCGAGAACCTGGTGGCGGCGGCCCAGGCCGGCTTCCGCACCTGGCACCATGAGGGTGGCGCGGCGGGCCTGACCCGGCTGGAAACCCTGCTGGACTTGGACAGCGGCGGGCGTCTGGAGATCCGAGCCCGGCCGCGTCCCTGA
- the ccsB gene encoding c-type cytochrome biogenesis protein CcsB, with translation MIRVSLPRPLPVLVLALALLLPALVPVLQAATLSSDSFARMAVLERGRHKPMDSYAWESVRSIHGKSHYKGENGRRWEATDLILDIAARPEYWRGQKLVRIDYFELKERLGFPKGEKHFTFDQVVSAPALGALFDEARRLNADASAATKLSTETQSLYGRLVLLDELLSGAGFRLIPHPQDATAPWASPLEAGLEPAQAWQQLLAGWAAQDAHAYSEGLSALQTIVRRTAGPDYPTAATLDREVGYNRMQPFHKAWLLYLVLALTSLLAAALAPFSLSEMIKKGLGWVNTGLLLAALAFHTVGLTYITVITGRAPISNLFESMVFIIWSTILLAAIFYFISKRENYLLVTAGVLGTIAMGYALDSTIDISINPLVPVLRSYWLNIHVTVITFSYGAFAVAAGLGHAYLWRYRKQPRDTAGLGKIDKLSYRVLGIGVITLTAGIILGAVWANESWGRYWGWDPKETWSLITLLFYVALIHGRMNGWITKRNTAVLNIAGLAVVLMTYFGVNYYLSGLHSYATGNPEPFPVKLMVYVAAEIAFVLWCVTAGRRRETQATQTA, from the coding sequence ATGATCCGAGTCTCCCTTCCCAGGCCGCTGCCGGTCCTGGTCCTGGCGCTGGCTCTCCTGCTGCCCGCCCTGGTCCCGGTCCTCCAGGCCGCCACCCTCTCCAGTGATTCCTTTGCCCGCATGGCCGTGCTGGAGCGCGGCCGCCACAAGCCGATGGACTCCTACGCCTGGGAGAGCGTCCGCAGCATCCACGGCAAGTCCCACTACAAGGGGGAGAACGGCCGCCGCTGGGAGGCCACCGACCTCATCCTCGACATCGCCGCACGGCCGGAGTACTGGCGCGGCCAGAAGCTGGTGCGCATCGACTACTTCGAGCTGAAGGAGAGGCTGGGCTTCCCCAAGGGGGAGAAGCACTTCACCTTCGACCAGGTGGTGTCCGCCCCCGCCCTGGGCGCCCTCTTCGACGAGGCACGCCGCCTCAACGCCGACGCCTCCGCCGCCACCAAGCTCTCCACGGAGACGCAGAGCCTCTACGGGCGCCTGGTCTTGCTTGACGAGCTGCTCTCCGGCGCCGGCTTCCGGCTCATCCCCCATCCCCAGGACGCCACGGCGCCCTGGGCCAGCCCGCTGGAGGCCGGCCTGGAGCCCGCCCAGGCGTGGCAGCAGCTGCTGGCGGGCTGGGCCGCCCAGGACGCCCACGCCTACAGCGAGGGCCTCAGCGCCCTGCAGACCATCGTGCGACGCACGGCGGGGCCGGACTACCCCACCGCCGCCACCCTCGACCGCGAGGTGGGCTACAACCGCATGCAACCCTTCCACAAGGCCTGGCTGCTTTACCTCGTCCTGGCCCTGACCAGCCTGCTGGCGGCCGCGCTGGCCCCCTTCAGCCTGTCGGAGATGATCAAGAAGGGGCTGGGCTGGGTGAACACCGGCCTTTTGCTGGCCGCCCTCGCTTTCCACACGGTCGGCCTCACCTACATCACCGTCATCACCGGACGGGCGCCCATCTCCAACCTCTTCGAGTCCATGGTCTTCATCATCTGGTCCACCATTTTGCTGGCGGCCATCTTCTATTTCATCTCGAAGCGCGAGAACTACCTGTTGGTGACGGCGGGCGTGCTGGGCACCATCGCCATGGGCTACGCCCTTGATTCCACCATCGACATCAGCATCAACCCCCTGGTTCCCGTGTTGCGCAGCTACTGGCTGAACATCCACGTCACGGTCATCACCTTCAGCTACGGCGCCTTCGCCGTGGCGGCCGGCCTGGGCCACGCCTACCTGTGGCGCTACCGCAAGCAGCCCCGCGACACGGCCGGCCTGGGCAAGATCGACAAGCTCTCCTACCGCGTGCTGGGCATCGGCGTGATCACCCTCACGGCCGGCATCATCCTGGGCGCCGTCTGGGCCAATGAGAGCTGGGGCCGCTACTGGGGCTGGGATCCCAAGGAGACCTGGAGCCTCATCACCCTCCTCTTCTACGTGGCGCTCATCCACGGCCGCATGAACGGCTGGATCACCAAGCGCAACACGGCCGTCCTCAACATCGCCGGCCTGGCGGTGGTGCTCATGACCTACTTCGGCGTGAACTACTACCTGAGCGGCCTCCACAGCTATGCGACGGGCAATCCCGAGCCCTTCCCCGTCAAGCTGATGGTCTACGTGGCGGCGGAGATCGCCTTCGTGCTCTGGTGCGTGACGGCCGGGCGCCGCCGCGAGACGCAGGCCACCCAGACCGCCTGA
- a CDS encoding ATP-binding protein, giving the protein MRETRPVQGDETDRLRAVLEHSERLSQLGKMAAGIAHEVGNPLAAISSIVQTLLAQTIDEAARERLQLVKEQVGRITAIIRQLVEYSRPSTENRRLTDLNELVRDAARLMRFEPRARGVDLTMELDDRLPPAAVVPHLLQQVFLNLFQNAIDATEGRPWRAVRVHSRRVGDHAEFSVEDNGRGIPAADLERIFDPFFTTKEPGRGTGLGLWICRGIVETLPGELTVDSVEGQGSVFTLRTRISHAPEHPGR; this is encoded by the coding sequence ATGAGGGAGACGAGGCCGGTCCAGGGCGACGAGACCGACCGCCTGCGGGCCGTGCTGGAGCACAGCGAGCGCTTGTCGCAGCTGGGCAAGATGGCGGCGGGGATCGCCCACGAGGTGGGCAACCCGCTGGCCGCCATCTCCAGCATCGTGCAGACCCTCCTCGCCCAGACCATCGACGAGGCGGCCCGCGAGCGACTGCAACTGGTCAAGGAGCAAGTGGGGCGGATCACGGCCATCATCCGCCAGCTGGTGGAGTACTCCCGGCCCTCCACCGAGAACCGCCGCCTGACCGACCTGAACGAACTGGTCCGCGACGCCGCCCGCCTCATGCGCTTCGAGCCCCGGGCGCGGGGCGTGGACCTCACCATGGAGCTGGACGACCGCCTGCCCCCCGCCGCGGTGGTGCCCCACCTGCTGCAGCAGGTCTTTCTCAACCTGTTCCAGAATGCCATCGACGCCACCGAGGGGCGGCCCTGGCGGGCGGTGCGCGTGCATAGCCGCCGTGTCGGGGACCACGCCGAGTTCAGCGTGGAGGACAACGGCCGCGGCATTCCCGCCGCCGACCTGGAGCGCATTTTCGATCCCTTCTTCACGACCAAGGAGCCGGGACGGGGCACGGGCCTGGGGCTGTGGATCTGCCGCGGCATCGTCGAGACCCTGCCCGGCGAACTGACGGTGGACAGCGTGGAGGGCCAGGGCAGCGTCTTCACCCTTCGCACAAGGATCTCCCATGCACCTGAACATCCTGGTCGTTGA